The region TAAGAACCTATTGGTAATTTCTTAACAAAGTGCAAAACTGGAGCGAACACTTCTTTGTAAGCTGGAACTTGACTGTAAAGTTTAGCAAATTCCAAAACGAGATGAAGACAACAATTGATGTATGATAATCTgcaatacaaaataaatgaatgaagcTATAGTAAATGCGATGTAGTTAAAGCAATCATTCATGTTTGTCAATTCATTTACGTACCTTTGCTCAGCATTGTCCAGTTTTCGTAAATCTGTACAACACAATATAGTGAGCTTTAACTTTCCTATTTCACATTTACTGCAACGAAACGTACAAAAACAATCATCGAGGAAGTCtaatttttatctaaaactGTCTTATTCATGTAAAAATTCATACCTTGCTTCTTTTGAAACTTCTAATAAATGCACTGTTGGGCCTACAGGTTTGAACGGGGGAACCACTGCTTCAACTGCAAATAATAAGTTTTCATGTACATTGAATGATCTCATTAATGTTACGCGAAATACGATATGCAAATTGAGTATTCATACTTTCAGTCTTGGACTTTGTACTGGCTAAAAAGAGTATCCCACGAAGAAAGTTAATGACTTCAGGTATATATCGCTTTGATAGTGTAACATACTGAAAAAAAGAGACCCAACAGTTTCAAACAAGGGAGTCATCATCAATATCGTTAATGATGGAGCAGATTTAAGTTTAGTCTTTACTTACTTGAAGCagtaaatttgaaataaataatccACTAGCGACATCTCTAAGATGGTTTACAGAACACttaaacacaaaatgaaatgatggAGGATGACAGTAATTCTTAAAACACAAGTGTTGAACTGTATCTGAAGTCTTGTCTAAAAAGTACGTGTCAATTGAAATATCTTACCTGTGATAATAAATGTGTCATGAACAGGACTGTTGGTGAGACAACAAGGTGAACGCGATCAGATGTCGGAAACAGCACCGAAATCAGTTTGAAATACAGCATCTACAAGTTTGAAATGTAAAACTGAAGCACAATTTTTCATGAACAACATATGGCTGTTTTATGACCTCATACTTACTGTATCGAGTCCTGGATAAATTCCTCGTCCTTTTCGACGTTCGCAGTATTCTACGAAGCCTTCTTCACGCTCCTGTATCACTTCTCTCATAGCAATAGCAGATTCTAATGGCGACTGTTGACACAGTTCATATAAATGCGTGGTCAATTTATCGATGAGTTGAAGTGGTGGAGTATTTTCTGTAGCCAAGTCTCcgtaatattgtaaaatatgtttgaaaatcATCTGTAAAAAGTGAGGCAATAATAAAAACAGTTTCTAGTATAAACTACTCGGTAGTACCAATATTTCTTAACAAAATGATATGGTGACAGACCTGGAGCTTTTCCTTGTTTCCCTCAGCAAGGCTTGGATGATGACATTTTCTCAATCTTTCTACGATTGTCAACTGATCCTCGGGAGAATGCTCTTCTAATAATGCTAGAAAATCTTCATACATTTCAGGAGCTGAAAACAGACACAAATACTTTACATATAGACACACAGGAACAAGTTTGCCAATGAAACCAGGGCTAAGAACTCACCGGTAAAGGTATACGGCAGTTCTTTTCTAGCCTTGTCCATgactttctttcttttctaaaattGATAGCATACTTATCGTATCAACCTAGTTAGACATTTCATAACTTCTTTACATCTTGAAAATCAGTCAACAGTATTTCATTGACCTTTAACTCTTTAACAATTTCGTTtgacttttcattttccatttcaGTAGAAACATCTTCTGCTTCATGTTCGTCTTCATCTTCATCCATCTCTATATCCGAATAGCTGTCATCACTATCGTgtgcatcatcatcatcatcttcctcattttcatcatctaaaaatcaagaaaacaTGGAAGTATTTATGTAAAGAGTAAAATCAACCACTTTTCACATGAAATTTCTATATCCTACCATCCTCATCTTCAGCACTTCCactatcatcatcgtcatcctttgtgtcatcatcatcagcagcagctTCTACTTCGTTGGCATCAGATATCAGTTTACCATCATTGTATCGCACATGATATCTATCATCTTCATCCAATAAcagtctgaaaaacatgagaCCAATATCACAAATATCATCATGAACATTGCACCAGTAATAATCTAAGGAACATCAACtatattacaaatata is a window of Tubulanus polymorphus chromosome 2, tnTubPoly1.2, whole genome shotgun sequence DNA encoding:
- the LOC141898472 gene encoding nucleolar protein 14-like isoform X2 encodes the protein MTKKDQESENKTWKERMEEMIAKSKKEKYERQSEREKAVEMTNQLDEEWKDVRGLMSTGKVFGMGNEPYKPTTDDYDIAVREMAFELKGMATDRLKTEEELAKDEKERLEKLEHDRMLRMKGIVDEDGKSVHAQSSKQHRSAEDLDDGLLLDEDDRYHVRYNDGKLISDANEVEAAADDDDTKDDDDDSGSAEDEDDDENEEDDDDDAHDSDDSYSDIEMDEDEDEHEAEDVSTEMENEKSNEIVKELKKRKKVMDKARKELPYTFTAPEMYEDFLALLEEHSPEDQLTIVERLRKCHHPSLAEGNKEKLQMIFKHILQYYGDLATENTPPLQLIDKLTTHLYELCQQSPLESAIAMREVIQEREEGFVEYCERRKGRGIYPGLDTMLYFKLISVLFPTSDRVHLVVSPTVLFMTHLLSQCSVNHLRDVASGLFISNLLLQYVTLSKRYIPEVINFLRGILFLASTKSKTEIEAVVPPFKPVGPTVHLLEVSKEASKCEIGKLKLTILCCTDLRKLDNAEQRLSYINCCLHLVLEFAKLYSQVPAYKEVFAPVLHFVKKLPIGSYPKALQDRHSEVMACLTRHDTREREPVQKEKKKPPMIRQIEPKFDEIFDGRKKRVGSRESKEKQTLVHKYKKEMKGAIRELRRDNQFLAREKLQQQMTLDAERKRKVKEIYGLLGTQEGDVRALKRGKKKKIT